A region from the Arcanobacterium buesumense genome encodes:
- a CDS encoding Cgl0159 family (beta/alpha)8-fold protein → MVRIQDIPEIRLHYPQEIAKRLASRAPGTLPKDGRKIMIIACDHAARGALGAGRDPMSMANRTELLERCVAALSRPGVDGFLGTADLVEDLTLLGALENKLVFGSMNRTGLQGATFEIDDRFGCYTPEAIAESNLDGGKTLTRICFEDPSTPRTLAATAQAINSLSIRKKIAMVEPFISRWKDGKIVNDLTPDAVIKSITIASALGETSAYTWLKLPCVSDMERVMESTTLPSLILGGEVSKDPENTLNSWAKAVALPNVCGLVIGRSLLFPPDGDVQTAVDNAVELL, encoded by the coding sequence ATGGTTCGGATACAAGATATTCCGGAAATTAGACTCCACTATCCACAAGAAATAGCAAAAAGATTAGCTTCACGTGCGCCGGGAACATTACCTAAAGATGGCCGCAAGATCATGATAATCGCATGTGACCACGCGGCTCGAGGCGCTTTAGGTGCTGGTCGCGATCCGATGTCAATGGCGAATCGAACCGAGCTACTGGAACGATGCGTTGCTGCACTTTCGCGTCCGGGAGTGGATGGTTTTCTGGGAACCGCTGATTTAGTTGAAGATCTAACGCTTTTAGGCGCCCTTGAAAATAAGCTTGTTTTCGGCTCAATGAATCGTACAGGTCTCCAAGGAGCCACCTTTGAAATAGATGATCGATTTGGATGCTATACGCCAGAAGCAATTGCCGAGAGCAATTTAGACGGCGGAAAGACTTTGACAAGAATCTGTTTTGAGGATCCAAGCACCCCACGCACCCTAGCTGCTACCGCACAAGCAATTAACAGCCTATCGATACGGAAGAAAATCGCGATGGTCGAACCATTTATTTCCCGATGGAAAGATGGCAAAATCGTCAACGATTTAACTCCGGACGCTGTTATCAAGTCAATTACTATTGCCTCAGCACTAGGAGAGACGAGTGCATACACCTGGCTCAAACTACCATGTGTTTCAGACATGGAACGGGTTATGGAAAGCACGACGTTGCCATCGCTGATTTTAGGAGGCGAAGTTTCAAAGGATCCGGAAAATACATTGAATAGTTGGGCTAAAGCAGTGGCTTTACCAAATGTGTGCGGTCTGGTTATTGGCCGTTCCCTTCTTTTCCCTCCTGATGGAGATGTTCAAACGGCAGTTGACAATGCAGTGGAGTTACTATGA
- the iolB gene encoding 5-deoxy-glucuronate isomerase yields the protein MSDNNKYVLPAGSTANGKFDTYITPEKAGWEFSSLRIAQLNQGETMTYETGDEEILVLPLVGRVDVESGEKKYSLAGRDSVFTAVTDYIYIPRQTTLTLTATKSGRFALPGAKATKDLPIRYCPASEVNSGIRGAGVCSRQVNNYALGNDVETSHLLVTEVLTPGGNWSSYPPHKHDEHSAEERILEEIYYFELRPGGPGRATDGFGLQRVYSSPGKNIDVCTEVRSGDTVVVPYGYHGPSVAAPGHDMYYLNVMAGPAEDSVWMMTDDPVHTWQRQAWEGDDVDPRLPFMPLTKEKL from the coding sequence ATGAGCGACAACAATAAATATGTTCTTCCCGCTGGAAGTACGGCGAATGGAAAATTTGATACGTATATTACTCCTGAAAAGGCTGGATGGGAGTTTTCCAGTTTGCGGATCGCCCAGCTTAACCAGGGCGAAACAATGACATATGAAACTGGTGACGAGGAAATCCTTGTTCTTCCATTAGTTGGAAGAGTAGATGTGGAAAGTGGCGAGAAGAAGTATTCGCTAGCTGGACGCGATTCAGTATTTACCGCGGTTACTGACTACATATACATTCCACGTCAGACAACTTTGACGTTGACGGCAACAAAATCTGGCCGCTTTGCACTTCCGGGTGCAAAAGCGACAAAAGATCTACCAATACGATACTGCCCGGCAAGCGAAGTCAATTCAGGCATCAGAGGCGCCGGAGTATGTTCTCGGCAAGTAAATAATTATGCGTTAGGGAACGACGTCGAAACCTCGCATCTTCTTGTTACGGAAGTTCTTACGCCAGGTGGAAATTGGTCTTCCTATCCGCCGCATAAGCACGATGAACATTCAGCTGAAGAACGGATCTTAGAAGAGATCTACTATTTTGAATTACGGCCAGGAGGCCCAGGCCGGGCAACGGACGGCTTTGGCCTTCAGCGGGTGTACTCTTCACCTGGAAAGAATATTGATGTTTGTACGGAAGTTCGTTCGGGTGACACCGTCGTCGTCCCATACGGATATCATGGTCCGTCCGTCGCAGCCCCGGGACATGACATGTACTATCTCAATGTTATGGCCGGGCCTGCAGAAGATTCAGTATGGATGATGACTGACGATCCAGTCCATACTTGGCAACGTCAAGCCTGGGAAGGCGACGACGTCGATCCGCGATTACCATTCATGCCTTTAACAAAGGAGAAGCTATGA
- the iolD gene encoding 3D-(3,5/4)-trihydroxycyclohexane-1,2-dione acylhydrolase (decyclizing): MTNTVRLTVGQATIRFLVNQYVEADGVEERLIAGAFGIFGHGNVAGLGQALLQNEIDPQPDGGSMPYYMPRNEQGMVNAAAAYAKAKNRTQTLMCTSSIGPGALNMVTGAALATTNRLPVLLFPSDQFATRVPDPVLQQIENAQTLDTSVNDAFRPVSVFFDRINRPEQLLPSLMQAMRALTDPADTGAVTIAMPQDVQAEAFDFPKEAFAKRVWHIRRPPAEVSQLERAAELIRCAKAPMVIAGGGVIYSKASEELREFARVTGIPVADTQAGKGAINCDHPQAVGGVGSTGGDSANHLADEADLIIGIGTRYSDFTTASRTQFKNPDVKFVNINVKPFDAVKNGAEMVVADAREALRGLTDLLSDYHVSAEYEKRVADERQAWLKIVDELYHLGHGPLPAQIEVFGALNEMMKDTDVLINAAGSMPGDLQALWQAKTPSQYHVEYAFSTMGYEIPAGMGVKMACPDSEVVSIVGDGTYQMLPMELATVAQEGLKVIYVLLENHGFASIGALSESRGSQRFGTRYRMGGGNPHNQEGELIPVDIAKNAESWGLTVLRVSSIDEFKEAYRQATQMTTAVMIYIETDLYGPNPPSSSYWDVPVAQVSRLESTQRAYQEYREGVKHQRHYF; the protein is encoded by the coding sequence ATGACGAACACTGTGCGATTAACAGTAGGCCAAGCAACGATCCGATTTTTAGTTAATCAATACGTAGAAGCTGATGGTGTTGAGGAACGTCTCATCGCTGGTGCTTTCGGTATTTTCGGACATGGAAATGTTGCTGGTCTAGGGCAAGCATTATTACAGAACGAAATTGATCCACAACCTGACGGTGGTTCGATGCCATACTACATGCCGCGAAATGAGCAGGGTATGGTCAATGCAGCCGCGGCATATGCCAAAGCGAAGAATCGTACCCAAACGTTGATGTGTACCTCGTCGATTGGCCCTGGTGCACTTAACATGGTCACGGGTGCTGCGTTAGCAACGACAAATCGGCTACCGGTTCTGCTGTTCCCTTCCGATCAGTTTGCTACTCGGGTACCAGACCCAGTTCTACAACAGATCGAAAATGCGCAGACTCTTGATACCTCAGTAAATGATGCATTCCGGCCGGTATCGGTGTTCTTTGATCGGATTAATCGGCCAGAACAGTTGCTTCCATCCTTGATGCAAGCAATGCGTGCCCTGACCGATCCGGCAGATACTGGTGCGGTAACTATCGCGATGCCACAAGATGTTCAAGCTGAAGCGTTTGACTTCCCTAAGGAGGCATTTGCGAAACGTGTCTGGCATATTCGTCGTCCTCCGGCAGAAGTCTCCCAGCTCGAACGGGCTGCTGAATTAATTCGGTGTGCGAAGGCTCCGATGGTGATTGCCGGCGGTGGCGTAATTTATTCGAAGGCTTCCGAAGAATTGCGAGAGTTTGCCCGAGTCACTGGAATTCCGGTAGCAGATACCCAAGCTGGCAAAGGTGCTATTAACTGCGATCATCCGCAAGCCGTTGGTGGTGTTGGGTCAACTGGTGGTGATTCGGCAAATCATTTGGCTGATGAAGCAGATCTCATTATTGGTATCGGTACCCGCTACTCAGATTTCACTACGGCATCGCGAACCCAGTTTAAGAATCCAGACGTTAAGTTTGTAAACATTAATGTCAAACCATTTGATGCGGTGAAGAATGGTGCCGAAATGGTTGTCGCAGATGCTCGTGAAGCATTGCGCGGATTAACTGATCTGTTGAGCGACTATCATGTTTCAGCAGAGTATGAGAAGCGTGTTGCTGACGAACGCCAGGCGTGGCTGAAGATTGTGGATGAGCTATATCATCTGGGGCATGGTCCACTTCCTGCGCAGATTGAGGTATTCGGTGCTCTTAATGAGATGATGAAGGATACTGACGTGCTGATCAATGCTGCCGGTTCGATGCCTGGTGATTTGCAGGCCTTGTGGCAAGCAAAAACCCCATCGCAGTATCACGTCGAATATGCTTTCTCAACGATGGGATATGAGATACCTGCTGGTATGGGTGTCAAGATGGCATGTCCAGATTCTGAAGTTGTTTCCATTGTTGGCGATGGAACTTATCAGATGCTTCCAATGGAATTAGCAACGGTAGCACAAGAAGGCCTGAAGGTCATTTATGTTCTTCTGGAAAATCATGGGTTTGCTTCCATTGGTGCGCTTTCTGAGTCGCGGGGATCGCAACGTTTTGGTACTCGATACCGCATGGGTGGCGGCAATCCGCACAACCAAGAAGGTGAGCTTATCCCGGTTGATATTGCAAAGAATGCAGAGTCTTGGGGTCTCACAGTTCTGCGGGTTTCCTCCATTGATGAATTTAAGGAAGCGTATCGTCAAGCTACGCAGATGACCACTGCAGTAATGATCTATATTGAGACGGATTTGTATGGTCCGAACCCGCCGTCGTCATCCTATTGGGATGTGCCGGTTGCACAAGTGTCACGTCTTGAATCGACTCAGCGAGCTTACCAAGAATACCGCGAAGGAGTGAAGCATCAACGGCACTATTTTTAA
- a CDS encoding CoA-acylating methylmalonate-semialdehyde dehydrogenase, whose protein sequence is MEIIKHWIDGKPYSANSENYAEIENPATGEIIRSVALATEQDLDYAVEIARKAQKKWAQTSLAKRVEIMFKMRQLVLDHQDEIARAIVEEHGKDYSDAIGEIQRGRETLDFACSINAALKGEYSFDVSRGVDVHTIHQPVGVVAGICPFNFPVMVPMWMHPIALATGNAFILKPATPTPTASLIIARLYQEAGLPDGLFNVVAGTRDLVTDILKHPGIDAISFVGSTPVAHIIQETGTKYGKRVQALGGANNHAIVLPDADLDFVAQHISAAAFGAAGERCMALPAVIAVGGIGDKLAMKVKEHAEKIRVGMGLDEGVQMGPVISKAAKERIVKLITDAENHGATIVLDGRNINVPGYENGHFVGPTIITDVTYDMAVYNEEIFGPVLTINDVDSYEEAIGIVNAQPFGNGSAIFTNDGGMARRFQLDVEAGMVGVNVPIPTPVAYYSFGGWKESLLGDHHIHGPEGVNFYTKSKVITTRWPSEQTYSATMSFQREE, encoded by the coding sequence ATGGAAATTATCAAACACTGGATAGACGGAAAGCCATATAGCGCAAACTCAGAGAACTATGCTGAGATAGAAAATCCAGCCACTGGCGAGATAATCCGTTCTGTTGCGTTAGCTACTGAGCAAGATCTTGACTACGCAGTGGAAATCGCGCGAAAAGCACAGAAAAAATGGGCTCAGACATCGCTAGCAAAACGTGTTGAAATCATGTTTAAGATGCGGCAACTTGTATTAGACCACCAAGACGAAATTGCCCGCGCCATCGTCGAAGAACACGGAAAAGATTATTCTGACGCCATAGGTGAGATTCAACGAGGACGCGAAACACTAGACTTCGCTTGTTCAATCAATGCCGCACTCAAAGGAGAATACTCTTTCGACGTCTCACGCGGGGTAGACGTCCACACAATTCACCAACCTGTTGGCGTTGTTGCCGGAATTTGCCCATTTAACTTTCCCGTCATGGTTCCCATGTGGATGCACCCAATCGCCCTAGCAACAGGAAATGCTTTTATCCTCAAACCAGCAACCCCAACACCTACTGCCTCACTCATCATTGCCCGACTTTATCAAGAAGCCGGACTTCCAGACGGACTGTTTAACGTAGTGGCCGGAACGCGCGACCTCGTCACCGACATCCTCAAACACCCCGGAATCGATGCAATCTCCTTCGTTGGATCAACGCCAGTAGCACACATTATTCAAGAAACTGGAACTAAATACGGCAAGCGAGTACAAGCACTCGGCGGAGCCAACAATCATGCAATCGTCCTACCCGATGCAGACTTAGACTTCGTTGCCCAACATATCTCGGCAGCCGCTTTCGGTGCAGCCGGTGAACGATGCATGGCACTTCCGGCAGTTATCGCCGTCGGTGGTATCGGTGACAAGCTTGCGATGAAAGTCAAAGAGCACGCCGAAAAAATTCGAGTCGGCATGGGACTTGACGAAGGTGTACAGATGGGACCAGTCATTAGCAAGGCAGCCAAAGAGCGCATCGTCAAACTCATTACAGACGCAGAAAATCACGGAGCCACGATTGTTCTAGACGGACGAAACATCAACGTTCCCGGATATGAAAACGGACATTTTGTTGGTCCGACGATTATCACCGATGTTACCTACGATATGGCCGTGTATAACGAAGAAATCTTCGGCCCAGTCTTGACCATCAATGACGTCGATAGCTATGAAGAAGCAATCGGAATAGTTAACGCCCAACCATTTGGAAATGGTTCTGCCATATTCACCAACGATGGTGGAATGGCCCGCCGGTTCCAATTAGACGTTGAAGCCGGAATGGTTGGCGTAAATGTTCCAATTCCAACCCCAGTAGCATACTACTCCTTCGGCGGATGGAAAGAATCCCTGCTCGGTGACCACCATATCCACGGCCCAGAAGGAGTTAACTTCTACACCAAGTCGAAAGTAATCACCACTCGCTGGCCATCGGAGCAAACATACTCTGCAACCATGTCATTCCAGCGAGAAGAATAA
- a CDS encoding M81 family metallopeptidase: protein MTTMRIAICGIHIESSTFTPYLSVESDFTVRRGEELLKRYPFITESDIPLMGHVPQHLAGDDWQVTGHRPWTEGVEWVPVLHASALPGGPLESSTFLAWRREICERLAEAGPLDAIFFDIHGAMSVPGFDDAEGYLINGIRMAIGSDILVGACMDLHGNVSHTLFTQTDMLTCYRMAPHEDAWVTRERAARTLVERVRSGKGRPKKALVHVPILLPGEKTSTRMQPAARLYDAVAEFADHTDGVIDASFWIGFAWADQPRCCAAFAAYGDDQDVLDDGVARLAQAAWDARHEFEFVAPVDEIDVALDKAIGSDLRPFFISDSGDNPGAGGADDVTVALAEVLSRRETIDGKVSVIVASIFDPETVAVAAEAGIGNEVSVRVGGKVDTREPGPVDLTAVVENVVDDPAGLLTAVLAVGGVRLIVTTRRNQYTMREQFTRLGLDPETTDIVIVKIGYLEPYLHDIHAGWILALTPGGVDQNLARLGHSHIARPMFPFDDPEEVSLTVIRN, encoded by the coding sequence ATGACAACAATGCGTATTGCTATCTGCGGGATTCACATCGAATCCTCAACATTTACTCCCTACCTATCCGTTGAATCTGATTTCACGGTGCGCCGAGGCGAAGAACTTCTCAAGCGTTACCCATTTATCACCGAATCTGACATCCCGCTGATGGGTCACGTTCCACAACATTTGGCTGGCGACGACTGGCAGGTTACCGGGCATCGGCCGTGGACTGAAGGGGTGGAATGGGTACCGGTTTTGCACGCCTCCGCCTTACCAGGTGGACCTCTTGAGTCTTCGACTTTTTTGGCGTGGCGCCGGGAGATTTGTGAACGGTTAGCGGAAGCTGGCCCGTTGGATGCGATTTTCTTTGATATTCACGGCGCGATGAGTGTTCCGGGGTTCGACGACGCCGAGGGCTACCTCATCAACGGTATCCGCATGGCTATCGGGTCCGATATTCTTGTTGGGGCGTGTATGGATTTACACGGTAATGTCTCGCATACATTGTTTACCCAAACAGATATGTTGACATGTTATCGAATGGCTCCGCATGAGGATGCGTGGGTGACTCGCGAGCGCGCAGCACGAACCTTGGTTGAACGGGTGCGTTCTGGGAAGGGCCGGCCGAAGAAGGCGTTGGTTCATGTGCCGATTTTGTTGCCTGGGGAGAAGACATCTACGCGTATGCAACCAGCGGCGCGGTTGTATGACGCGGTTGCGGAGTTCGCTGATCATACTGACGGGGTGATCGACGCAAGTTTTTGGATTGGTTTTGCGTGGGCGGATCAGCCACGTTGTTGCGCTGCTTTTGCTGCGTATGGTGACGATCAGGATGTTCTTGACGACGGCGTGGCTCGGCTGGCGCAAGCGGCATGGGATGCTCGTCATGAGTTTGAGTTTGTGGCGCCTGTTGATGAGATCGATGTGGCGCTAGATAAGGCTATTGGTTCTGATCTGCGACCGTTTTTCATTTCTGATTCGGGTGATAATCCGGGGGCTGGTGGCGCTGATGATGTTACTGTGGCGTTGGCTGAGGTGTTGTCCCGCCGGGAGACTATCGACGGCAAGGTGTCCGTTATTGTTGCCTCTATTTTTGATCCGGAAACGGTGGCGGTTGCTGCTGAGGCTGGGATCGGCAATGAGGTGAGTGTGCGTGTTGGCGGTAAGGTTGATACCCGTGAGCCTGGACCGGTTGACCTTACTGCGGTGGTGGAGAATGTGGTAGATGATCCGGCTGGGTTACTTACTGCGGTTTTGGCTGTTGGCGGGGTGCGGTTGATTGTCACAACTCGTCGTAACCAGTACACGATGCGTGAGCAGTTTACTCGATTGGGGCTTGACCCGGAGACAACCGATATTGTGATTGTGAAGATTGGCTATTTGGAGCCGTATTTGCATGATATTCATGCTGGTTGGATTTTGGCGTTGACGCCGGGCGGGGTGGATCAAAATTTGGCGCGTTTAGGTCATTCACATATTGCCCGGCCAATGTTCCCTTTTGATGATCCAGAAGAAGTCTCGCTAACGGTTATCCGTAACTGA
- a CDS encoding ROK family transcriptional regulator: MESITLKPITASYSASLSDANNTTDSTILSELLHGPLSRTDLINKTHFPRSTVHASVRRLLEQNDIEEYRLATSTGGRRAALLRISPLHDVADVVELGSHHARVGIAKLTGKILATADLPLSIDDGPEAIITLLHHAWKKLHQDNPTLPRATIIGVAVPGPVDIHGTIVGAARMPGWNKTNFPQLLKKATGLPTIVENDARAGAIGEWTKRGETTESSIYVKVGSGIGASWIADGIVFRGHQGFGGELTHTRVQSPNPTICSCGNTGCLETVASGAALLRHLAQIDSPITTVNELIEATQSGDVTAAPLVRNAGGYIGEALSGLVNFLNPQHIIIGGSFSQTRTLIAGIRSELYQRCLPMSTANLTVDTAISGKDAPLIGMAILARQTKTTPNQP; this comes from the coding sequence TTGGAAAGCATCACACTAAAACCAATAACAGCTAGCTACTCAGCATCATTATCTGACGCAAATAACACAACCGACTCAACAATCTTGAGCGAACTACTCCACGGGCCCCTATCTCGAACAGACCTCATCAACAAAACACACTTTCCACGATCAACAGTCCACGCAAGTGTAAGGCGCCTCCTCGAACAAAACGACATCGAAGAATACCGCCTCGCCACATCCACAGGTGGCCGTCGCGCAGCACTCCTGCGCATTTCTCCGCTCCACGATGTTGCCGACGTCGTCGAACTCGGTTCCCATCACGCGCGTGTGGGAATCGCCAAACTTACCGGAAAAATCCTCGCCACTGCCGATCTCCCACTCTCGATCGACGACGGCCCAGAAGCTATCATCACACTCCTGCATCACGCATGGAAAAAACTCCACCAAGACAACCCCACATTGCCTCGAGCAACAATTATCGGAGTGGCAGTTCCTGGCCCAGTCGACATCCATGGAACCATCGTCGGCGCTGCACGCATGCCCGGCTGGAACAAAACGAACTTTCCCCAACTGTTAAAAAAAGCCACTGGCCTACCCACCATCGTTGAAAACGATGCCCGTGCAGGCGCCATCGGCGAATGGACAAAACGTGGCGAAACCACTGAATCTTCTATCTATGTCAAAGTAGGTTCCGGTATTGGAGCTAGCTGGATCGCTGACGGTATCGTCTTTCGCGGCCATCAAGGATTCGGCGGAGAACTAACACATACCCGCGTCCAATCACCCAATCCAACAATCTGCAGTTGTGGAAACACTGGCTGCCTCGAAACCGTCGCCTCCGGCGCTGCACTCTTACGCCACCTTGCACAAATTGATTCCCCGATCACCACCGTCAATGAACTTATTGAAGCCACCCAAAGCGGAGACGTCACTGCCGCTCCTCTGGTGCGCAATGCCGGCGGATATATCGGCGAAGCACTATCCGGATTAGTAAACTTCCTCAATCCGCAACACATTATTATTGGCGGATCTTTTTCGCAAACACGCACACTCATAGCCGGAATTCGCTCCGAGCTCTACCAACGATGCCTCCCTATGTCTACTGCAAACCTGACCGTCGATACCGCAATCTCTGGCAAAGACGCACCGTTAATCGGCATGGCTATCCTCGCCCGCCAAACAAAAACTACCCCTAACCAGCCCTAA
- a CDS encoding peptide ABC transporter substrate-binding protein, producing the protein MRPLSRVAKVAAFASAMLMIASCSGQTAENKPDNGNTQATGEIQEGGDVTVALRTPTWIFPISAPGKTQGENGIFINMLYKGFYEYKLDADNQFNLDDRSLAEEPKVSEDGLTYELTMKPSKWSDGQEVTTRDVEFWWNILNANKEEWSGYRKGNFPDNVAEFKIIDDHTVSFTTTEAFNPGWFVDNQLASVRPLPQHVWGKTSESGEIGDFDRDTEGAQAIFAMLTEASKDLQSYATNPLWKVVNGPFQLESFVPNGEVKLVANKNYTGSDKPKLDSVTLRPFTSDDSQFNVLRSGGIDFGYIPAGSINQRTTIESQGYTVEPWAGWSITYMPFNFANPKSGPIFKQKYIRQAMQMLIDQESISKTVWADTATPTCGPVPQKPGTAGSMEGCAYKFDPEGAKKLLESHGWKINAGDVSVCENPGTGDDQCGEGVDKGAELRFKLISQSGFPATTRMMTEINSRFSEVGIKLDIQEVPDSVAVSQKCKPGEACDWDLSFFGSQSSWYYPVYASGDRLFQTDAPVNLGSYSNPEADKLIEATLRAKDTSALEAYNDYLAEDLPVLWMPNPVAQISAWKKDLVGVGPQDPMLNLYPQDWAHTK; encoded by the coding sequence ATGCGACCATTATCGAGAGTAGCTAAGGTAGCTGCTTTTGCCAGTGCGATGCTCATGATCGCGTCATGTTCTGGCCAAACCGCTGAAAACAAGCCGGATAACGGCAACACTCAAGCCACTGGAGAAATCCAAGAAGGTGGCGATGTCACAGTAGCTTTACGAACCCCAACCTGGATTTTCCCAATTTCTGCGCCAGGAAAAACTCAAGGTGAAAACGGTATTTTCATCAACATGCTTTACAAGGGCTTTTACGAGTACAAGCTTGATGCAGATAACCAATTCAATCTTGATGACCGTTCTTTGGCTGAAGAACCAAAGGTCTCGGAAGACGGCCTGACATACGAATTGACGATGAAGCCATCGAAGTGGTCTGACGGGCAAGAAGTCACCACTCGTGACGTCGAATTCTGGTGGAATATCCTCAACGCTAACAAAGAAGAATGGTCTGGGTACCGCAAGGGCAACTTCCCAGATAATGTTGCCGAATTCAAGATCATCGACGATCACACTGTTTCTTTCACAACCACCGAAGCCTTCAACCCTGGTTGGTTTGTTGACAACCAGCTAGCTTCGGTTCGTCCACTCCCACAACATGTTTGGGGCAAGACGTCGGAGAGCGGAGAAATCGGTGACTTCGATCGGGATACTGAAGGCGCACAAGCCATCTTCGCCATGCTCACCGAAGCATCGAAAGATCTACAATCGTATGCAACCAATCCGCTATGGAAGGTTGTTAACGGACCATTCCAGCTTGAATCCTTCGTACCAAACGGAGAAGTCAAGCTCGTCGCAAACAAGAACTACACCGGTAGTGATAAGCCAAAGCTGGATTCGGTAACCTTGCGCCCATTCACCTCAGACGACTCCCAGTTCAACGTCCTACGTTCGGGAGGTATCGACTTCGGTTACATCCCAGCAGGATCAATCAACCAACGGACGACGATCGAGTCCCAGGGTTACACAGTTGAACCATGGGCAGGATGGTCAATCACCTACATGCCATTCAACTTTGCTAACCCGAAGTCCGGTCCGATCTTCAAGCAAAAGTACATCCGCCAAGCGATGCAGATGCTGATCGATCAAGAGTCGATTTCCAAAACTGTTTGGGCAGATACTGCAACCCCGACCTGTGGTCCAGTTCCACAAAAGCCTGGAACTGCTGGTTCTATGGAAGGCTGTGCCTACAAGTTTGACCCTGAAGGCGCAAAGAAGCTTCTCGAATCGCACGGTTGGAAGATCAACGCCGGTGATGTGAGCGTTTGTGAAAATCCAGGAACAGGCGACGACCAATGCGGTGAAGGCGTTGACAAGGGTGCAGAGCTGCGCTTCAAGTTAATTTCTCAGTCTGGCTTCCCAGCCACCACCCGGATGATGACAGAAATCAATTCTCGCTTCTCCGAAGTTGGTATCAAGCTCGATATTCAAGAAGTTCCAGATTCAGTAGCAGTTTCACAAAAGTGTAAGCCAGGTGAAGCATGCGATTGGGATCTGTCCTTCTTCGGATCGCAGTCCTCGTGGTACTACCCGGTCTATGCCTCCGGCGATCGGTTGTTCCAAACTGATGCACCAGTCAACCTCGGTTCATACTCCAACCCTGAGGCAGACAAGCTCATTGAAGCAACACTGCGTGCAAAGGACACATCCGCACTCGAAGCCTACAACGACTACCTCGCCGAAGATCTCCCAGTTCTTTGGATGCCAAACCCGGTAGCTCAAATCTCGGCATGGAAGAAGGATCTGGTTGGCGTTGGCCCACAAGATCCAATGCTGAACTTGTATCCACAAGATTGGGCACACACAAAGTAA
- a CDS encoding ABC transporter permease, which produces MVRYISRRLVQSLVVVVLVTIITFTILHMLPGGAARSALGLQATQEQLDAYSRQMGYDRPLYEQYFTYINQLIHGELGTSFALNMDVADAIAQRLPKTMLLSFFGLVLAVVIAIPLGMLQAWKRNRWPDYLITAIALLMYSTPLFFMGLLLIVLFSQVWGVLPPEAPQGFTVSEMLSQWQGLILPAVTLAIVSLAAYTRYVRSSMVDNLEENYIRTARAKGLSESRVVIKHAMRNSLFPVITLLGMSLPGLFSGGLVVESLFNYPGMGLMYWQAAQGRDYPILLAVTTIISIATVIGALLADIMYAIADPRVRYGGGEA; this is translated from the coding sequence ATGGTCCGCTACATTTCACGGCGACTGGTGCAATCGCTGGTTGTTGTCGTGCTCGTAACGATCATTACGTTCACAATTTTGCATATGCTACCTGGTGGGGCAGCACGATCTGCGCTCGGACTCCAAGCTACTCAAGAACAGCTCGATGCATATTCGCGCCAAATGGGATACGACCGTCCGCTTTACGAGCAATATTTCACCTATATTAATCAGCTTATTCACGGCGAACTCGGTACCTCTTTCGCTCTGAATATGGATGTTGCTGATGCGATTGCCCAACGACTTCCCAAAACAATGTTGCTGAGCTTCTTTGGACTGGTGCTCGCCGTCGTCATCGCAATCCCGTTGGGCATGCTACAAGCCTGGAAACGAAACCGGTGGCCGGACTACCTGATCACCGCTATCGCGCTACTGATGTATTCCACTCCGTTGTTCTTTATGGGCTTGCTTTTAATCGTTCTTTTCTCTCAAGTATGGGGAGTACTTCCACCAGAAGCACCACAAGGTTTCACGGTTTCGGAAATGCTATCCCAATGGCAAGGACTCATCTTGCCAGCCGTCACACTAGCAATCGTTTCGTTGGCTGCCTACACCCGTTACGTACGTTCATCGATGGTGGACAATCTTGAAGAAAACTATATTCGTACCGCTCGGGCTAAGGGATTATCGGAATCTCGTGTGGTTATCAAACACGCTATGCGCAATTCGCTTTTCCCGGTTATTACCTTGCTCGGTATGTCCCTCCCAGGTTTATTCTCTGGCGGCCTCGTGGTGGAGTCACTGTTTAACTATCCCGGCATGGGGTTGATGTATTGGCAGGCAGCTCAAGGTCGTGACTACCCGATTCTGCTTGCCGTAACCACAATTATTTCTATTGCGACGGTGATCGGTGCGTTATTGGCAGACATCATGTATGCCATCGCTGATCCACGTGTCCGTTACGGAGGAGGTGAAGCCTGA